DNA from Pelmatolapia mariae isolate MD_Pm_ZW unplaced genomic scaffold, Pm_UMD_F_2 NODE_ptg000235l+_length_50846_cov_1, whole genome shotgun sequence:
gaATTCACAGATTCAGTTTCTACTTTTAAACCGCATGACGCAATATTAAACGTGAGCTCTAAATCTTCTGTGCCTTTTGTACAATACATTACACTGCATTAAAAATTTTTGAAAGTAACACTCTTTActtttattaacaaaaaaacaaacatttacaaTCAACCAAGCTTTATACCACTTTATTCTTCCATACAATAAATCCCTCAAGCAACCTCTCTAGGTAtagaattacattttgtatttcacttttattatatttattaaagCATTTCGTTTTATTAAACAAACCACTATTGATCTGATTAATCACTTGGGACTCAGCAAGCTGCAGCAAGCAGGTAACGTCAGGTAGGTCTGGTACTGTTGTGTGGGAGCTTTCTAGCTAACCTAACCCAGCTATGTGCCAGTAAAGGTGTTATCAGCTTTATTACTATAATTTCATTTAGACTTTGTCCCTAGCCAGCATCACTTCGTCACAATCCTGACATTTCTCCACCATATCGACTTCTAGAACTTGTTTACTTGCTGCCTAATATATTCCACACTTTGTTGAGTGCTACTGTTACAATACAATATTACCAATTTAATATCTCAGTGGTTATATTATTGTGGCAGATCAACATGTGTTGCAAGTTTATGCACCACACTGGCATGTTTGTTATTCAGCTGCCTCGCCTCAGTTGCAAGTAGACAACAATTTCAGAGATCCTTATCATGAATGTTTGTGCCTGAAAATGTGGAGCGGTATTTGAGATCCTAGATTTGACTAAATCTATGAAAATTATGTCTTTTTACTTTTATACAGTCAGTGACAACTTTTTTTACTTTAAGAAACTTCTAAGAACAGTAATAATAGTTAGATGTTAAACTGGCAGGCACAACAGAATGAAAAACAGGGTGAGGCCCCTTTGTAAAATCTCACATTTAAACCCATTTCAAAAGTAAAGTTGGCACGGTTATTCTCATAGCCTTATTTTGGAATAAGGCTTATGAGTGCATGACTATTTTATGATATTAGAATCACCTCTCATAATTTATTATGGCAATAAACACGAGTTCACTTATATTTATACTGACCGTGTCTTTCTTTAGGCAGCCTAAATTAATAAGCTGGTGTCAAGCAATGCTTTCACCAATGAAATACTGTAGTTCCTCCCGCCCTACTCACTCACATTCTCCACGTCACAGACTAATAATACAGGAACTGTTTGAATGGATGATAAGACATGTCAGAAAGACCCGAAAGTAAACCGTCTCCTGAGACCACCGGGCCAACTAAATCATGGCATGTGTTTCATGTGTGCGGTCTTGTGTGTTTTCATTGCGGTACGTTAAACCAGAGGCGATTACATCCATAATGAACGCCCAAATGGCGTCAGCAATAGTGCCTAATGGACCGGTctgcagttctttttttctgggCGCGCATGCGAAATGGCGTAGAGTGCGTTTAGGGGCAGTCGcgttttttaaaatctaaatgAAGGGTGTGTTTTCCCAACGACCACGGTGGTTTCTACGGAGCGTGGATTTTGAGACAATTACAACGTCAGTGCATAACTTTATTAAATCAATAATCTTGTGCAGATTTAAACGATTGTTTATTTCGTTGAACGATTTGATTTTGGGCTGCCTAATAAATCGAATTAAAGATTATTTGAGTATTAATTACCTAATTTACTAATCATCTAGCTGTTATGTTTAAGGAGGAATACGGACATGAAGATTGATTTGTAGAGAGTTTCTGTGCACCATCCTTCTAGTCTTTTGTTTTCAATGTAGCCAAATTTCTGAGCTCCGAGGTAGCCCCTGAATGtatcagtagtgtgtgtgagcggTATAGAGGAAGTGGCGGCTGATCTGGGTCCGCACCTTTTCCGGTAACACAGCACCGCCACCGCTGTGACTGAACggctggagagagagagagagggaggaagagagacagagagcggCAAGAGCGGGGAGAAACGGTCCGGGGACAGGGGGATGATTGCCGCAGACGTAAGTATTTACCGCGGTCTTCGTTTTATCTGTACCGTGTTGCTTTTCTGTGTGTGAAAAGAGTATTTTTTTCGGATCCAAAGTTGTCCTCTGTACTAACACCCCTCCCTTCTCTGGACCGCTCCTGTGTCACAGGGGGAAGAGAAGAAAGTCGGATGAATCAATGACCTTTTGAGCGCTCTTCCTCTGGATGTCCCGGCGCAGAAACGGACCGGAGAGGTTTAATTTAGGCTTTTTAACAAGAAAATCGCCGAGCTTTGAAAATTCACCGACTGGAATTAGCTAAGGCCAATTGTGGACAGCCGGCAGCCAAGGAGGAAGTGGGAACCCCCGGGCTTGAACTGGGCCTGATTTTTGTATAGTCCGCTTCTGGTGAGAAGGCACTACTTTGTGTCAGTTTCCAGCTCCGCTGAGAGCAACAGGATTTCGAACgaaaaaaaacttgaaatgtGGCTTTTGACGGAAGTCACTGCTCATATGCGACTTTGAAACATATCGggcttttttctccttcttcttcttcttacatCGGAATCCATTGGATCATGAAAACAGACCCCCACTCAAGTCTGTGAGGGCTCCATACACACTGCTTCTTCTGAATGCTCAGGTCAGATCACCACAGACCAGCTAACTGTACTGTACAAACTTGCAAGCCACCACCTTTTGAACATTGACACTTGTGTCAGCCCACCGCTGCCATCACGTGGAGGACTTTCAGTAGCAACACATTGAAACTGTAACTTCTCAGTGatatatccccccccccctatTTTCTTCTCATTGGAGAAGCTTCACTATATCTTCTAAAGAAGTATTTATGAACAGAAAACAAGATGGGGAAAATGCTTTCAAAGATCTTTGGCAACAAGGAGATGAGAATATTGATGCTTGGACTTGATGCTGCTGGGAAAACTACCATCCTGTACAAGCTGAAGCTGGGACAGTCAGTCACCACCATCCCCACTGTTGGTTTCAACGTGGAGACTGTCACCTATAAGAATGTGAAGTTCAATGTGTGGGACGTGGGGGGACAAGATAAGATCAGGCCGCTCTGGAGACATTACTACACGGGCACCCAGGGGCTCATTTTTGTGGTGGACTGTGCCGACAGGGATAGGATCGACGAGGCGAGGCAGGAGCTCCACCGCATCATCAACGACCGAGAGATGCGGGACGCCATCATCCTTATCTTCGCCAACAAGCAGGACCTCCCAGATGCCATGAAACCACACGAGATCCAGGAGAAGCTGGGCCTGACGCGGATCAGAGATAGGAATTGGTACGTTCAGCCTTCGTGTGCGACGACAGGGGACGGACTCTACGAGGGCCTGACCTGGCTTACCTCAAATTATAAGTCTTAATGTTTccctcccttcctcctcctttctcaCCAGCCTGGACACTTGGAGGCAAAAGAAGTAGCTgagaatgaaaaataataagtaaaaagaaaaaaagatgcaatCTGAAGCAATTAATACCATGACCCCTCTGCTGAGTATGTATCAAAGAGGGTAGCATTTACTTCTAGTTTTCTTTCGTTCTCTTTTTTTGGATAATGTTGACATCACTATAATCACAGATTTCATTTAAGCAAAAAACCAACATATttcttggctttttttttctttgtagctTGCTTTGGTTCACACTCTGTATAACCAGCACTGTTTAAATATACAGTACGCTTTCTTTTACAgcaaattctttattttttaactccttgtttttgtttttttgtgtaattttttttcagggGACTATGGGGGACACATTTATATTTTCGCCCCATGCTTAACCCTCATTCAGTATTCTCAGTCATCACCCAGCTACATATCCAAAGGATGGGGAAAgtccaaaaagacaaaaaacaaatgaaaaaaaaaagcccattgCCTAGCACAACCGCATATCACCTTCATTGGTCGAAGTTGCCGCTGTAATTTGTAAGAATGCGTGTTTATGAATATGTTAGGACCTTCCTTTTGTATTCGATTGTACTGGGATGAATGAGGACGTGTTAGTTACTTATTTCATGTGCAGTGATTCCATCCATAATGTCTACTGTGGCGGTTTGTTCGAAAGACACTATGTGGACGCTTGAtattctgacacacacacgtacacactgTGATATGGATATATCTatacattttgttgtttcagggtTTGAATCTGTTACAACCAGTCTTATCGTTTCCTCTCGAGCTTCCGTTACTGTTGAGTGTTTGTAGTTTCGGCTGCCTTAAGAGGGACCCGAGTTACAGGTGTCCCCACACCCCCCTCCCAAAATCAAGACAGCAGAAGGTATTCTTAGTCGCTGAGTTTGCACTGCAGGACAGAGCgagtgagggagggagaggggtTGGTTAGCAACAAGCTGGCTGTGCACATTTTTACTCTCTGTGACTGACTTTTGGACCCCAGCAAATGTTAACCAAATACCCAACCCTCCCCAttcaccaccacctcctcctcctcctccaatgTAGGTGCTCCAGTGACTTCAACCcccttctcttttctttaattattattattatttttaaaatcatcagCCTGTATGGTCCTGCAAATACCAAACCGACTATTCTGTTAACGCTTTATAGATGCCgctgttttatttcttctctttttttttttcttttgctattgctgataaaataataaaaaaaaaaattatatatccAGATCAGTACGGAAGTGATGCCTTTTCAATGAGCAGCTGCTACCGTAGCAAAAGTCATATTTCACAAAAGTTCCCAAAAGAGGAAACGAGAGCTTCAGGGCGTTATAATGACTGAAAGAAACTCGAACGAACGCGAAGTGAAGTGAGCCTCAGCCCGTTTCCTTTCTGCTgttgagtgcgtgtgtgtgtgtgtctgtctgagtCATTTGCTGTGAATAAATGATGAGATCTCTAGTTTCAGAGAAGTGATTGTCAGGTAAACTACTTTGCCTCAAGTCTTAA
Protein-coding regions in this window:
- the LOC134622831 gene encoding ADP-ribosylation factor 6; protein product: MGKMLSKIFGNKEMRILMLGLDAAGKTTILYKLKLGQSVTTIPTVGFNVETVTYKNVKFNVWDVGGQDKIRPLWRHYYTGTQGLIFVVDCADRDRIDEARQELHRIINDREMRDAIILIFANKQDLPDAMKPHEIQEKLGLTRIRDRNWYVQPSCATTGDGLYEGLTWLTSNYKS